The Chloroflexota bacterium genome has a segment encoding these proteins:
- a CDS encoding CDP-alcohol phosphatidyltransferase family protein, whose translation MSPNTLSLVGFLLSLLAASQVALGHLLWGGLLVLLAGFVDLLDGAVARLGGRATPFGAVLDSVLDRLSEAAVLMGLVVHFGGSSLVYLIYAVLVGSFLVSYVRARGEGLGLVMETGLFTRGERVVVLALGLVFPVVLWPALALIAFLSWFTVGERLFSVWQKTAKR comes from the coding sequence ATGAGCCCCAATACCCTGAGCCTGGTGGGCTTTCTCCTGAGCCTGCTTGCGGCCTCCCAGGTAGCCCTGGGCCATCTCCTCTGGGGTGGCCTGCTGGTCCTGCTGGCGGGTTTTGTGGACCTACTGGATGGGGCGGTGGCCCGGCTGGGGGGGCGGGCCACCCCTTTCGGGGCCGTCCTGGACTCCGTCCTGGACCGCCTCTCCGAGGCGGCTGTCCTTATGGGCCTGGTGGTCCATTTTGGGGGGTCCTCCCTGGTCTATCTTATCTACGCGGTCCTGGTGGGCTCCTTCCTGGTGAGCTATGTCCGGGCCAGGGGGGAGGGACTGGGGCTTGTCATGGAGACGGGCCTCTTCACCCGTGGGGAGAGGGTGGTGGTGCTGGCGTTGGGCCTGGTCTTCCCCGTGGTACTATGGCCCGCTCTGGCCCTCATCGCCTTCCTTTCCTGGTTCACGGTGGGAGAGCGCCTTTTCTCCGTCTGGCAGAAAACGGCCAAGCGCTGA
- a CDS encoding adenylosuccinate synthase gives MPAIAILGGQWGDEGKGKVVDYLAQRAHTVARFGGGSNAGHTVINQYGEFRMHLVPSGVFYPHITCLIGNGVVVDPKVLLEEIDLLRGRGVDTSRLFLSDRAHLVMPYHVLLDGLEEEARGAGALGTTRRGIGPCYVDKAARLGIRAGELLDREAFRKRVAFVLEQKNALLTRVYGREPLSLEGVFNEYCAYGERLRPFIRDTGLLLEAVLERGEWVVLEGAQGALLDLDFGTYPYVTSSSPTIGGALTGLGVSARRLEQVLGVFKAYSTRVGEGPLPTEMEKEMGQRVRERGHEYGTTTGRPRRCGWFDGVAARYASRLNGFTGLAITRLDVLDELPALKLCGAYKVGHETLEHFPASLPLLERCQPAYEELPGWQTPLRNIRRFEDLPPRARAYIKKIEEIASCPVVLVSVGPQREETILIKPLF, from the coding sequence ATGCCGGCCATAGCTATTCTAGGGGGCCAGTGGGGGGATGAGGGGAAAGGGAAGGTGGTGGACTACTTGGCCCAGCGCGCCCACACCGTTGCCCGTTTTGGCGGCGGCAGCAACGCCGGGCACACCGTCATCAACCAGTATGGCGAGTTCCGCATGCACCTGGTCCCCTCGGGGGTCTTCTATCCCCATATCACCTGCCTCATCGGCAACGGGGTGGTGGTGGACCCCAAGGTCCTGCTGGAGGAGATTGACCTTCTCCGCGGCCGGGGGGTGGACACCTCCCGTCTATTCCTCTCCGACCGGGCCCATCTGGTCATGCCCTACCATGTTCTTCTGGACGGGCTGGAGGAGGAGGCGCGGGGGGCCGGGGCACTGGGCACTACCCGGCGGGGGATAGGACCCTGCTATGTTGACAAGGCAGCTCGCCTGGGGATAAGGGCCGGGGAGCTCCTGGACCGGGAGGCCTTCAGGAAGCGCGTGGCCTTTGTCCTGGAGCAGAAGAATGCCCTCCTCACCCGGGTCTATGGCCGGGAGCCCCTTTCCCTGGAGGGGGTCTTCAACGAGTATTGCGCCTACGGGGAGCGCCTGCGTCCCTTCATCCGGGATACGGGACTCCTTCTGGAGGCGGTCCTGGAGCGGGGGGAATGGGTGGTCCTGGAGGGGGCCCAGGGGGCCCTTCTGGACCTGGACTTCGGCACCTATCCCTATGTCACCTCCTCCTCCCCCACCATCGGGGGGGCTCTTACGGGGCTGGGAGTGAGTGCCAGGAGGCTGGAGCAGGTCCTGGGGGTGTTCAAGGCCTACTCCACCCGGGTGGGGGAGGGGCCTCTGCCGACGGAGATGGAGAAAGAGATGGGGCAGAGGGTGAGGGAGCGGGGCCATGAATACGGGACCACCACTGGAAGGCCCCGGCGCTGCGGCTGGTTTGATGGGGTGGCCGCCAGATACGCCTCCCGGCTCAACGGCTTTACTGGTCTCGCTATCACTCGCCTGGATGTCCTGGATGAGCTCCCCGCTCTCAAGCTCTGTGGTGCCTATAAAGTGGGTCACGAGACCCTGGAGCATTTCCCCGCCAGCCTGCCCCTTCTGGAGCGCTGTCAGCCCGCCTATGAGGAGCTTCCCGGCTGGCAGACCCCCCTCCGGAATATCCGGCGCTTTGAGGACTTGCCCCCCCGGGCTAGAGCTTACATAAAGAAGATAGAGGAGATAGCTTCCTGCCCGGTGGTGCTCGTCTCCGTGGGCCCCCAGCGGGAGGAGACCATCCTTATCAAGCCCTTGTTCTAG
- a CDS encoding histone deacetylase family protein — translation MVIYHPAYLTVYSKEAAAEPGRIEAILKEFWGVPGFVFTQPEPANVEDIRRVHTQRQIDNVKSKGNELYDTALLSAGGALLASEMAMAGEVSMAINRPPGHHAGPDSSWGFCYFNNIAVAVMKLLDEKKIERALIVDFDLHWGDGTFYTFDDPQNDDPRVTYFHLVSQGGDRTMLLQKLEAFLAEPRQYDILAVSAGFDASKSDWGGIFEIQDYTTIGTLLKRAAERNSSGRRFAVLEGGYNQKVLGKNVKAFLDGFR, via the coding sequence ATAGTAATCTACCATCCCGCCTATCTAACGGTCTACTCTAAAGAGGCGGCGGCTGAACCCGGGAGAATAGAGGCCATCCTGAAAGAGTTCTGGGGCGTTCCCGGCTTTGTCTTCACCCAGCCCGAACCGGCCAATGTAGAAGACATTAGAAGGGTCCATACCCAGCGGCAAATTGACAACGTGAAATCAAAGGGCAATGAGCTCTATGATACTGCCCTCCTGTCCGCCGGCGGGGCGCTCTTGGCCTCGGAGATGGCAATGGCCGGAGAGGTCTCTATGGCCATCAATCGGCCCCCCGGCCATCATGCCGGTCCCGACTCCTCCTGGGGCTTCTGCTACTTTAACAATATCGCCGTCGCCGTAATGAAGCTGCTGGATGAAAAGAAGATAGAAAGGGCCTTGATTGTGGACTTTGACCTCCATTGGGGCGATGGGACATTTTACACATTCGATGACCCCCAGAATGATGACCCCAGAGTTACCTATTTTCACCTGGTGTCTCAGGGGGGGGACAGGACCATGCTACTCCAGAAACTGGAAGCCTTCCTCGCGGAGCCAAGACAATATGATATTCTGGCCGTATCAGCCGGATTTGATGCGAGCAAATCTGACTGGGGTGGGATTTTTGAGATTCAGGACTACACAACCATAGGCACACTGCTCAAGAGAGCGGCCGAGAGAAACAGCAGTGGCAGAAGGTTTGCCGTCCTGGAGGGCGGCTACAACCAGAAGGTCCTGGGCAAGAATGTAAAGGCCTTCCTGGACGGTTTTAGATAA
- the dapA gene encoding 4-hydroxy-tetrahydrodipicolinate synthase has product MLGRLITAMVTPFNERGEVDYPQAKRLARALLASGSDGLVVSGTTGEAPTLSREEKLKLFAQVREAAGNRGAVVAGTGSYNTAESIELTREAEGLGVDACLLVVPYYNRPTPEGLYQHFRAIASATRLPCILYNVPSRTVTNLPADVVLRLSEVDNIIGVKEASANLEQVARIIQGVRRKDFLVWSGNDGDTLPILALGGYGVISVISHLVGKQIKEMIDDFLQGRTAEAAAIHRRLLPLVSAMFLVANPIPLKYALNRVGFRVGKPRLPLVEPDEKTAAQIDSTLKNFTIDLPPHHAPAGE; this is encoded by the coding sequence ATGCTGGGCCGCCTCATCACCGCCATGGTCACCCCTTTCAACGAGAGGGGAGAGGTGGACTACCCCCAGGCAAAACGCCTGGCCAGAGCCCTTCTGGCCTCAGGGAGCGACGGCCTGGTGGTCTCGGGCACCACCGGCGAGGCCCCCACCCTGAGCCGGGAGGAAAAACTGAAGCTTTTCGCCCAGGTGAGAGAGGCCGCGGGCAATAGAGGGGCGGTGGTGGCCGGCACGGGAAGCTACAACACCGCCGAGAGCATTGAACTCACCCGGGAGGCGGAGGGGCTGGGGGTGGATGCCTGCCTCCTGGTGGTCCCCTACTATAACCGCCCCACCCCCGAGGGCCTCTACCAGCACTTCCGGGCCATCGCCAGCGCCACCCGCCTGCCCTGCATCTTGTATAACGTCCCCTCCCGCACCGTCACCAACCTCCCCGCCGATGTGGTCCTCCGCCTTTCAGAGGTAGATAACATCATCGGCGTGAAGGAGGCCTCGGCCAACCTGGAGCAGGTGGCACGCATTATCCAGGGGGTGAGGAGAAAGGACTTCCTTGTCTGGAGCGGGAACGATGGGGATACCCTGCCCATCCTGGCCCTGGGGGGCTACGGGGTCATCAGCGTCATCTCCCACCTGGTGGGAAAGCAGATAAAGGAGATGATAGACGATTTCCTTCAGGGCAGGACCGCCGAGGCGGCCGCCATCCACCGCCGGCTCCTGCCCCTGGTGAGTGCCATGTTCCTGGTGGCCAACCCCATCCCCCTCAAATACGCCCTCAACAGGGTGGGCTTCCGGGTGGGTAAGCCACGCCTGCCCCTGGTGGAGCCCGATGAGAAGACCGCTGCCCAGATAGATTCCACCCTCAAGAACTTCACGATAGACCTGCCTCCTCACCACGCACCGGCGGGGGAATGA
- a CDS encoding aspartate-semialdehyde dehydrogenase, whose product MKPLYVAVVGATGLMGRELLKLLERRQFPLTSLQLLASDRSAGKQLFFNHQEIEVKELTSASLSRLNLVFFAAGTEASRRFSSTAVKNGAVVIDQSATYRMEPWVPLVVPEVNLEDLKHHKRIIASPSAATIQMVMALAPLHRVNPIRRAVVATYQSVSGAGAAAMEELTNQAKQVLEGKGVIPHVFTHQTAFNILPEIDVFLYNGYTMEEWRIKEEAAKLMHSPDLAISASCVRVPVYIGDSQAIHVEFTNPINPEEARRLLAQAPGVKVEDDPEVSLYPQPWAVAGTDEVHVGRVRQDVALPNGLTMWVVADNLRRGAINAIQIAEALLQNGWL is encoded by the coding sequence GTGAAGCCCCTCTATGTGGCCGTGGTGGGAGCCACCGGCCTGATGGGGCGAGAGCTGTTAAAGCTCCTGGAGAGAAGGCAGTTCCCCCTCACTTCCCTTCAGCTCCTGGCCTCCGACCGCTCCGCCGGCAAGCAGCTCTTCTTCAACCACCAGGAGATAGAGGTGAAGGAGCTCACCTCCGCCTCCCTGAGCCGTCTGAACCTGGTCTTCTTCGCTGCCGGCACTGAAGCTAGCCGCCGTTTCTCCTCAACCGCAGTCAAGAACGGAGCGGTGGTAATAGACCAGTCGGCCACATACCGCATGGAGCCCTGGGTCCCCCTGGTGGTCCCTGAGGTAAACCTGGAAGACCTGAAGCACCACAAGAGGATCATCGCCAGCCCCAGTGCCGCTACCATCCAGATGGTAATGGCCCTGGCCCCCCTGCACCGGGTAAACCCCATCAGGAGGGCCGTGGTGGCCACCTACCAGTCCGTCTCCGGGGCGGGGGCGGCGGCTATGGAAGAGCTCACCAACCAGGCCAAACAGGTCCTGGAGGGAAAGGGCGTCATCCCACATGTCTTTACCCACCAGACAGCCTTCAACATATTACCGGAAATAGACGTCTTCCTTTACAATGGCTATACCATGGAGGAATGGCGGATAAAAGAGGAGGCCGCCAAGCTGATGCATTCCCCTGACCTGGCTATCTCCGCCTCCTGCGTCCGGGTGCCGGTCTACATCGGGGACAGCCAGGCCATCCACGTGGAATTCACCAACCCCATCAACCCAGAGGAGGCCCGCCGGTTACTGGCCCAGGCCCCGGGGGTGAAGGTGGAGGATGACCCCGAGGTGAGCCTCTATCCCCAGCCCTGGGCCGTGGCGGGCACCGACGAGGTCCATGTGGGGCGCGTGCGGCAGGATGTGGCCCTGCCCAACGGCCTGACCATGTGGGTGGTGGCCGATAACCTGCGCCGGGGGGCCATCAACGCCATCCAGATAGCCGAGGCCCTGCTCCAGAACGGCTGGCTATAA
- the dapB gene encoding 4-hydroxy-tetrahydrodipicolinate reductase → MALRVAIHGAGKMGRELLQALSRNPDFQVVGAVDIRAPAHPLPPGFETILYSSHLEEVLGRGKPQVLADFSVAEAARALVPVATRKGVNVVMGTTGLTPHDLEEFDRLSREAGVGVVAAPNFALGAVVMNYLAQLAARYFDYAEIIEMHHHEKLDAPSGTALATARAIAKARGKPFLHPVTQKENLPGTRGGELSGIALHSLRLPGLMAHQQVIFGASGQTLSIRHDAISRECFMPGVLLAIKAVVELKGLVYGLEKLLGLGGNPP, encoded by the coding sequence ATGGCTCTCCGGGTAGCCATTCACGGGGCGGGGAAGATGGGGCGGGAGCTTCTCCAGGCCCTGAGCAGGAACCCGGATTTCCAGGTGGTGGGGGCGGTGGATATCCGCGCTCCAGCCCATCCCCTGCCCCCAGGCTTTGAAACCATCCTCTACTCCTCCCACCTGGAGGAGGTACTGGGAAGGGGCAAGCCCCAGGTCCTGGCCGATTTCTCCGTGGCCGAGGCCGCCAGGGCCCTGGTGCCAGTGGCCACCAGGAAAGGCGTAAATGTGGTCATGGGCACCACCGGCCTTACCCCCCATGACCTGGAGGAATTTGACCGCCTTTCCCGGGAGGCGGGGGTGGGGGTGGTGGCGGCCCCCAACTTCGCCCTGGGAGCGGTGGTGATGAATTACCTCGCCCAACTAGCTGCCCGCTACTTTGACTACGCTGAAATTATAGAGATGCACCACCACGAAAAGCTGGATGCCCCATCAGGCACCGCCCTGGCTACAGCCAGGGCCATAGCCAAGGCCAGGGGGAAGCCCTTCCTCCATCCCGTCACCCAGAAGGAGAACCTCCCCGGCACCAGGGGCGGGGAGCTGAGTGGCATCGCCCTCCACAGCCTGCGCCTCCCCGGGCTCATGGCCCACCAGCAAGTCATCTTCGGGGCATCGGGCCAGACCCTCAGCATCAGGCACGATGCCATAAGCCGGGAGTGCTTCATGCCCGGCGTCCTCCTGGCCATCAAGGCAGTTGTGGAGCTCAAGGGACTGGTCTATGGCCTGGAGAAGCTCCTGGGCCTGGGAGGGAACCCGCCGTGA
- a CDS encoding polyribonucleotide nucleotidyltransferase, with protein sequence MSHTFQCLVGGKPLIFEVGKLAEQAEGAVSVRYGDTIVLATTCHSRKPREGVDFVPLTIDFEERLYAAGKIPGSFFRREGRPSQEATLTARLTDRSLRPLLPKGFRQDIQVIITVLSADQENPPDILSVVGASAALHLSPVPFEGPVGAVRVGYSGGSFFLNPTFSQANESPLEVVVAGTKVAVVMVEAGAKEVPDDLLMQALRYGQEANQEIIRLQEEIREKLGQPKMSFQPWQPSPEAVQAVVHALGGKLLEALRGDRAEREARLDQLQAGVLEKLKETYPPEEIAAIFDAQAKKAFREVLLKEGRRPDGRPLTQLRPISAEVGLLPRTHGSGLFTRGNTQVLTLTTLGSTREEQELDTLSPEETKRFIHHYNFPPFSTGEVKRVGSPGRREIGHGALVEKALEPVLPSVDKFPYTIRLVSEVLSSSGSTSMASACASSLSLMDAGVPIKAGVGGVAMGLITGENGQYVILTDIEGLEDAYGDMDFKVAGTEKGATAVQLDIKLKGVAFEILEQALKRAREARLQILEKMGQTIAQPRTRLSPYAPRMYRMTIPTEKIGALIGPGGRRIRAIIDETKASIDVNDNGSVVIGSTNEEAAQKAMKMIQNLTQEVEVGTVFTGKVTRILPNGAMVEILPGKEGLVPVEELADYDARRPGDVVKVGDEIMVKVMEIDRLGRVNLSRRAVFQGPQQAGGARPTDSHQPHRPPPTHSGPHQRPRPHPRDNPPR encoded by the coding sequence ATGTCTCATACGTTTCAATGCCTTGTGGGCGGAAAGCCACTGATATTTGAGGTGGGGAAGCTGGCAGAGCAGGCGGAGGGGGCTGTTTCCGTCCGCTACGGCGATACCATTGTCCTGGCCACCACCTGCCACAGCCGCAAGCCCCGGGAGGGGGTGGACTTCGTCCCCCTCACCATAGATTTTGAGGAAAGGCTCTATGCAGCGGGGAAGATCCCCGGCAGCTTTTTCCGCCGGGAGGGCAGGCCCAGCCAGGAAGCGACCCTTACCGCCCGGCTCACCGACCGCTCCCTGCGACCCCTCCTTCCCAAGGGCTTCCGCCAGGATATCCAGGTCATCATCACCGTCCTTTCCGCGGACCAGGAGAACCCACCCGATATCCTTTCTGTGGTGGGGGCCTCCGCCGCCCTTCACCTCTCCCCCGTCCCCTTTGAAGGCCCGGTGGGGGCGGTGCGGGTGGGCTACTCGGGGGGCAGCTTCTTCCTCAACCCTACCTTCTCCCAGGCAAATGAAAGTCCCCTGGAGGTGGTGGTGGCAGGGACAAAAGTCGCCGTGGTCATGGTGGAGGCTGGGGCCAAAGAGGTGCCCGACGACCTGCTGATGCAGGCCCTCCGCTATGGGCAGGAGGCCAACCAGGAAATCATCCGCCTCCAGGAGGAGATAAGGGAAAAGCTGGGTCAGCCCAAGATGTCCTTCCAGCCCTGGCAGCCCAGCCCCGAGGCCGTTCAGGCGGTCGTCCATGCCCTGGGGGGAAAGCTCCTTGAGGCCCTCAGAGGGGACAGGGCAGAGCGGGAAGCAAGGCTTGACCAGCTCCAGGCCGGGGTCCTGGAGAAGCTGAAGGAGACCTACCCCCCGGAAGAGATAGCCGCCATTTTTGATGCCCAGGCAAAAAAGGCTTTCCGGGAGGTACTGCTTAAGGAGGGCCGCCGCCCTGATGGTCGCCCCCTAACCCAGCTCCGCCCCATCAGCGCTGAGGTGGGCCTTTTGCCCCGCACCCATGGTTCGGGGCTCTTCACCCGGGGCAACACCCAGGTCCTGACCCTCACCACCCTGGGCTCCACCAGGGAGGAGCAGGAGCTGGACACCCTCTCCCCAGAAGAGACCAAGCGCTTTATCCACCACTACAATTTCCCCCCCTTCTCCACAGGGGAGGTGAAGAGGGTAGGTTCCCCAGGTCGGCGGGAGATAGGCCACGGCGCCCTGGTGGAGAAGGCCCTGGAGCCGGTCCTGCCCTCTGTAGATAAGTTCCCCTACACCATCCGTCTGGTCTCGGAGGTACTCTCCTCAAGCGGCAGCACCTCCATGGCATCGGCCTGCGCCTCCAGCCTCTCCCTGATGGACGCGGGGGTCCCCATCAAGGCTGGTGTCGGGGGGGTGGCCATGGGCCTTATCACCGGTGAGAATGGCCAGTATGTCATCCTCACCGATATAGAGGGCCTGGAGGACGCCTACGGGGACATGGACTTCAAGGTGGCCGGGACAGAAAAGGGGGCCACCGCCGTCCAACTGGATATAAAGCTCAAAGGGGTAGCTTTTGAAATCCTGGAGCAGGCCCTGAAGAGGGCCCGGGAGGCCCGGCTCCAGATTCTGGAAAAGATGGGGCAGACCATTGCCCAGCCCCGTACCCGACTCTCCCCTTATGCCCCCCGCATGTACCGGATGACCATACCCACAGAGAAGATTGGCGCCCTCATCGGCCCAGGAGGCCGGCGCATCCGCGCTATCATTGATGAGACAAAGGCCTCCATAGATGTCAACGATAACGGGAGCGTGGTCATCGGCTCCACCAACGAGGAGGCCGCCCAGAAGGCCATGAAGATGATACAGAACCTCACCCAAGAGGTGGAAGTGGGGACCGTCTTTACAGGCAAGGTGACCCGCATACTCCCCAACGGGGCCATGGTGGAGATATTGCCGGGTAAGGAGGGACTTGTCCCCGTGGAGGAGCTGGCGGATTACGATGCCCGCCGCCCCGGGGATGTGGTGAAGGTGGGGGACGAGATAATGGTCAAGGTGATGGAGATAGACCGCCTGGGAAGGGTCAACCTCTCCCGCCGCGCCGTTTTCCAGGGACCTCAGCAGGCAGGCGGAGCCCGGCCAACGGATAGCCATCAGCCCCACCGTCCCCCCCCCACTCACTCCGGGCCTCATCAGCGACCGCGGCCCCACCCCAGGGACAACCCCCCCCGGTAG
- the rpsO gene encoding 30S ribosomal protein S15, with protein sequence MDKEKKGAIIGDYRRDSKDTGSSEVQVALITGRMKELAQHLGKNRKDFHSQRGLLKLIGQRRSLLAYLAKKNRRRYLALIEKLGLKK encoded by the coding sequence TTGGATAAGGAGAAAAAAGGGGCCATTATCGGCGACTACCGGAGAGACTCAAAGGATACCGGCTCCTCGGAGGTCCAGGTGGCACTCATCACGGGGAGGATGAAGGAGCTTGCGCAGCACCTGGGAAAGAACCGGAAGGACTTCCATTCCCAACGGGGGCTGCTGAAGCTGATAGGGCAACGCCGCAGCCTTCTGGCCTATCTGGCAAAGAAGAACAGACGCCGTTATCTGGCCCTCATCGAGAAGCTGGGGCTCAAGAAGTAG
- a CDS encoding DUF503 domain-containing protein, translating to MIVGILTVRLRLPENQSLKGKRQVVKSVIQRVRNRFNVSVAEVEDQDLWQVATIGVGCVSNSTSHVNEVLSRVMDFIAGSRLDAELLDYEIEILP from the coding sequence ATGATAGTCGGAATCCTCACAGTGAGGCTTCGCCTCCCGGAGAACCAGTCCCTCAAGGGGAAGCGCCAGGTGGTGAAGTCCGTTATCCAGCGGGTGAGGAACCGCTTCAATGTCTCGGTGGCAGAGGTGGAGGACCAGGACCTCTGGCAGGTAGCCACCATCGGAGTGGGCTGTGTTTCCAATTCTACATCCCATGTCAATGAGGTCCTCTCACGGGTGATGGACTTCATCGCCGGGAGCCGCCTGGACGCGGAGCTCCTGGACTACGAGATAGAGATTCTCCCCTAG